From Canis lupus baileyi chromosome 16, mCanLup2.hap1, whole genome shotgun sequence:
CCGGGCAGGTTGCTGGAGGGTGGGGTAAGGAGGGACCAGGTGAGACAGATGTGGAGGAGGCGAGGGTGTCTGCCCTGGGTGTGGTTGGGAGAATGGGCAGCAGGCCCCACGCTGGGACTCGGTCTCACCGGTTTGGGGAGCTGGCCTGGCAGTGGGGAGACGCCAGGCATCATGGAGAGATGGGAGGGGCTGCTGGCTGCCTAGAAGAGGAGAGCTGAGTAAGGGCTCAAGCTACAGCCTAGTTGTGGGGAGAGGGCTGAGGCAGGGGCTGGCCTCCTGCCTCCaggggacaccccccccccaaggacTGTCTCACCACCACACACTCAAGACGCCACTCTCAGACGCACACTTAGACACACACAACACACCTCTTAAATGGCACCTCCCCAggtctctttttctgtctgatttatcAGACTCACCACATAAATGATTCATTACAACACCTACTGTTTATGGCAGGTCTCTCTGCTGGGACGCAAACTCCACGAAGGCAGGGTGCCTGGCCTGCTTTGCTCTCTGCACACTGTATGCCAGCGCCAACAGTGTGCTTAGCACgtactaggtgctcaataaacacgtGCTGAGTGGGTGAGCCCATCTAGATACACATTCACAAGTACACGCAGTCTCACGCATCCGTGTGCAGAAACACCTTCGGTCACCCGTGAAACTGCCACACCCTCAGACACGTGCACGCAGGCACAGGCTCCCACCCGGAACCACACGTCCACACAGCATAAGCACACAAGCGCACAGACCTCCTTGCTCCTGCGCACACGCCCTTTCAGACTCACACCCAGCTGTCCAGATTCCAAAGCTCCTACTCACAGCAGGCGCGCTGCAGCACGTCCCGGCTCCCCACCCTCTGAAGGGCCAGCCCCAAGGGCAGCCCCTCCCAgaagcggggggcggggcctcagtGGAGGCTGACAGCCCAGCAGCTAGAAAGGGGTGGGGTGCGCAGGGCGGGGCCACCgtggcacctgggaggctccgAGACGCTACCGTTGCAGACCCACCTACCGGAGACCGAGACTGGGAGGAGTGAGGTCACCGGTGCCCTCAGCCttgccccagccctgctccagaCTGACTCTGTCTGGCCTTCCTGTCGTCGTCCCCACCAGAGACCCAGGGGAGGGGTTTGGGGTGAGGCAGAGAGTCCTCCTGGGCACAGAGATGGGCAGGGCCCAGGCCAGGTCACCTGGCACAtctgtggggagggcaggggtgcgGACAGTGAGAACCGGGCTTCCCAGCATCAGCCCCACCCTCCAGTAGGAAGAGAAGCCTCCTACACCACCCTGCCTCCAGGGAGGCCTGAAACATAGGGAGTCAGAACTGTTACCTGCCTGGTCCCGGCCCAGGGCCCCTCTCCAGAGTGCCTGCCCCTCTACTGTGGAACTaggggggctggaggggacaCCGGTGCATCACAGCGCTCAATTAGCCACCTGGCATCACCCTTACCTCTGTACCTCCAGACTCCCTGCCCCCTAGAGCTGATGAAGATTGGGCAAGAGGATCTGGCAGGTCCACTGCCACCATGAGGTCTCATGTTATCGAcctgtgatcctggggcccctcTGGCTGCTGATATGGAGCCCCCCACATCTGTTAAATGTGAAGAATGGGAGAATgggcagagagcaggggagggcacGCTTGCTCAGACCCTGGAGAACCTGCGTCAGGAAACGGCTAGAAAGTAAAAGCCGGAAATGTCCTTAGCCCCCTCCCCGTGCTTACCACACTCCCCAGAGGGAAGCAATGCTGAACCAGGAGAATGTAGGGCAGCCCATCTTAGAAATCTGAAACCACCTTCCAGGCACTGGGGCAGGAACTGCGTGCTCACGCCTCCTGGTGGGCAGATCTGCAGTTGCACTCTGCTCACAAATGCCCAGGATCCAAGGCCAAACAAAGAATTGAGCCCTCACACATCCCATACGTGCAAACAGGGGAGATGGacgtggagggagggagggaactaCCTGCACCTTCAGGCCAGGGGAGACTGGACTCCAGGTCCTGCAATCCATTCaacaagaaacatttattgagcacccactgcCAGTGTACCAGGAACCACTGGACTCCTGGTCCAGTGGTCTTCATGACACCAGTTGCCCCTCTGCTGTCCCTGAAATTCAGGCTGAGACTCCACTTGGAGGAGCAGGAACCTTCTTCCCCAGCATCCTGTCCGGGTGAGGAGAGCACTGGGGAGGAAGATGGGCCATCAGCAGCTGTAGCACCACCATCCCATGGCCCAGAGCCCCAGAGGACACAGGAGGGGCCTGGGGAGCACaggtgggatgggatggggccTGGTCAGCTCtgtccattttatatttttaataaatagttcTTGCTGCTGCCCAGGCTGGTGAGGGCGGTCCCACGGGGCTGAGGCTTTCCCAGCTCTTGAGGGATATGAGGGTGGCCCTCCTCTCATGCTAGGTCAGGCTCCAGCtctgaaaaggaaaggaggggacatggggttagcccccccccactcccagcaaGTATCTAGGTGCTGTcctgggggatgggggcaggCGGGAGAGAGGCTCCCATGGACAGGCCTCAGCTGAGTCCCAGCTCCAGAAAGGATGCCACCCCCTCACACAGGGTTGGCTAACAGGCTAGAAGGCCCCAAAGGAGGGGTCCCAGCACTCCGACTGCCTCTGCAGCCCAGGACATGGATCCTGTGACCAAcctccaccccaggctgcagccccACCCTCCACCAGGACTCGAGTCACTGACCGGCCTCTGCCTCGTCGCCCTTGGCATCTGGCTCCTGCCACCAGTCAGCATAGATGCCCTCCTCATAGTCCCCCTCGCCCTCGAACTCAGCATCTGATGGCGGATCCTTGGGCTCTCCGGGCGACACTGTCTCTTCCAGCTCCATCTAGAGCAGCCCCAGGGTGAAGGGAGAAATGAGGTCACAGCAGGCACAAAGCCAGATGGGTTTCCTTCCTGGATGATATGCACCCCCCTCACCTCATCTCAGTCCCCAAAGCCCCTCCTTCCCCAGGCTCAGGATCCCACCCAGGACTGATCTGAGAGTTTCTCCCATAAGGTACCACTCCCAAACTGCTCCTGGAGCCGATGCATGGGGCTCCCCCAGCAGAGACTCAACGTCAGCATAAGTGTTCCCTCTCCAAGCATGAATTCCACAGCAAATGCTGCTAATCCAGGCATACTGTCTGCTCATGCAGTTTCCTGGCCAGGAACATGATCGTCTCCCCAACCACCACCCTGCGCCTGGATAGCGCCTGGACAGCTCTCGTTAACCTTGCCAATGCCAGGCATCAAGGATGTGACCCTGGCGCATGAGCCTGGTTTGGATCTGGAACCCTCCTCTGGTAGCCGGTGCTGACCTCTCCCAAGCACTGTCTgtgctccccacccacccactagactgtgagctaCTTAGGGAAAGGACGGTGCCTTCCATCAACTTAGCCCAGCCCCACACAGTGTCTGACAAACAGCAGGCCAAGAATAACAGTAATCAAAATGGCCACCATTTACCGAGCACCTGTACTAAGTACTTTCCATACCTGATCTCGTTTCACTGTCATGCTGGTGTGACACGGACATTATCCTTCCCATTCCACATGCAGGAACAGAAGTTCAAGAGCTACCTAAGACTTGCCTGGAGGCCACCCAAACTGGTAAGTGGTGGGGCCCAGGTTGGCTATCGCCAAAGGCGGGGTACAAACGATGTGGCCCCTGCCCCATATGTAATAAGTAGGGGCATGGGTGAGTGAACAAAGGggggaatgaataaatgagcagggcagcccgggtggctcagcggtttagcgccaccttcagcccagggcgtgatcctggagacctgggatcaagtcccacgtcaggctccctgcatggagcctgcttctccctctgcctgtatctctgcctctctctctctctctccctgtgtctctcatgaatgaataaataaataaaaatcttttaaaaaaaaaagagcactgagCAGCAACACCTCACCAAAATTCAGACGCTCAAACCCTCGTTCAGAATCAAggtactgggacacctgggtgattcaggggttgagcatctgcctttggctcaggtcatgatcctgggaacctgggattgagtcctacatcgggctccccacagggagcctgcttctccctctgcctatgtctctgcatctctctgtgtgtctctcatgaataaataagtaaaatcttcaaaaaaaaaaaaaaaaaaagaatcaaggtaCCACATGGTAGCCCTTCCttcctgcattcattcatttatcggTTGGTTCATTCAAACTCAAGTTTCCCAACACCAGCTCCGCAGCAGATGCTGTGGGAAAGCTGGAACAACCTGGTGTCCCATCCCAGAGCACAGTCCTCTGGGAGCCCAGCTAGAGAAGGGGTTTGGGGGTGAGATAGACCGGGGCTGCAAATGACTCCAGGTCCAGGGAGACAAAGAGGGTCAAAGTTGGCCCTGAAAGCCCAGGAGACAGAACCAGGGCATGCACcaagggcttcctggaggagctgcCACTTAAGCTGGGCTGCGGAGTTACTGGGCAAGATTCAGACATGTAGAGAAGGGGAGCATGAGAACACTGAGTGAGGAGAAAAGCGCAGGTACAGGTAAGGGACAGGTCTCTCCTGTGTCACAGCATATGACTACCAGGAGGTGGGGCCGAGCTTTGGAAAAAGATTGAGGGTCCCCATCGTGGCCCAGCCTAGACAGCAGGGGGGCTGCTTACCTCATCATCTGACTGCAAGTACATGTGTGCAAACTCCAGCAGCTCCCGAAGCTCAGCGGTCTGGTTGTGGTAGAGCATGGCCTcctgagaggaggggaggaagtgggggTAAGCCAGACCCTGTGGCCAGATGGGGGGAGGAGCCAAGTTGTTGGAGCTCTGGGTCTCCCACCCTTTTTCAGTCAAAGGAGCAGGGAATAGGTATCAGCTCACATGCtgactgaaaaaaatcacagctgcTTGGGAGTGCCTGGGTTAAGGAGGATTCTGAGGGCTGCTAGAAAGTTCCTTATCCATCAGCAGAAATCCAGGGTGATACCATGTGCCCCCAACTGCCAGTCTTGCCCTAGATTCCAGGGGTTCCTTAGTTGGTCCAAGCTACGGGGTCCCTGCAAAGGCCAGTAGTGAGAGTGATGAAGGTGGGGCAGGGAGCAGGCGGGGACAGGGACAGGTATCTTGCGACTCCCACAGCCTGAGCACTGGGCTGTCAGGGTAGACAGTCCCactcccattttgcaggtgaggccaCATATTCAGAAAGGATCAGTAATGTTCCCAGGCCCATTCAGCTGGGGCGGCCAGCTTTGAACACAGGACCCCAGTCACAACCCAtagtctttcttttcccttccaatCTGGCCTTCCAAAGcagccaatatatatatatatatatatatatatatatatatatatatatatatatacacatatacatatatatatatacacatatacatatatatatatacatatacatatatatatatatatatatattttttttttttttttaattaaaccacGTGTCCTGAGAGTGCCTCCAAAGGCAGTGCCCACCTCCCGGGGCTGGAAgtcctcctcctccaggccccAGCGAGCCCGGTGGAAGCGGTAATACACCAGGTTCTGCTGCATGACACTGTCCTCAGGGTCGAAGAGCATGTAGCTGGCGGCGCTGCGGGCAGCCTGGCGCACATCGTTCACTGCGGGCAGGACAGGAGTGAGGAGCAGCCCTGGCACTGCCCCACTTTCAGGGACAACACCTTCCTAGCCCAGCCCCATCTCCCAATTCAATCCAGTGCACCTGGCTCCCCAGCTGCCTCCCAGAATATCTTCTAGGCACCTCACTCCCCCCAAATCATAAGGCAAGCTAGAATGTACCGGGcacttgccatgtgccaggcccaGGTCATTTAAGCTTCACCgttatcatcatccccattttacagacaagaaacctgaggcacagagaggttaggtaggTTTCTCAAGCTCACACAGCTGGAGTATAATGGCACTAGGGAATGAGAGCCCAGCAGCCCGGCCCTCAACCTCTTTGCCAACTGGAACTGGCCTCAGCTCCTCTGCTCCAACTCTAGCATCCATCCGAATCTCGGCATCTTCGCATTGCAGGAACACTGGAGATCATCCATCCCAGCCCCAGCTGATGCCCAGGATCTCCCCCAGACAAGAAGAGCCATAAATCCTGGTGCTACTTCTCATTAGCCATGTGACTAATGGCCCCTTGTACTATATAAGCCTCAGATTCCTCAACTGAAAAATGGGTCCAGTAATGTCAGCTGGTTGGGGGTAAAAGTATCAAGTGAGATAAACAGACATGTAAACTGTCAAGTTCTGTGCAATTGTGGGGTACCCAGTCATTTATTTAACTAAGAGGTTCCTGAATTCTGCTAAGGCTGCTCTCTGTTCTTCCCTCTCACCTGCCCGCCACCCCCAGGCTTCCCTCCCGTCACCCAGGGTCCTCACTTCTGAGGGGTGGCTCCCCATGGCTCTGTGACATTCCCAGTGCCGtactctctgccccctgccccccaccccaagcccaccAGGAGGCTCACACTTGTAGTAGGCAAACTGCAGGTAGTGATACATGGTGGCCACAAACTTCTCCACAAAAAAGCCGCCCACGTTAGGTGTCAGGTTGACCTCACAGTCCACTTTGCATTGCAGGGACTCTGCAAAGAGATCtagtggaggagggggaggcagtgGTGAGGAGCTGGTGGCTGCCCAGCCTGTACGATCACAGGAGATGATGCCGGAGAAGACTTTGCTGAGCATACTAAGGACAGTGCTAAGGACTGCCACTGTGGCCTGAGCTAACATCACCCCTACCCCGAAACCAGAGGGAGCCGGCGCATTCTGAAGCGGATGAGGTTTGGAGGTAAGAAGCCTAGACAGAGAAGCTTCGGACGGTGTTTTCTGCCCCTGCTGAGGGACCCTACAGTTAGGGATCCCAATTAGGTGTGATTTCTGACCACAAACTGCCTTCTGCACCCATCTGCTGGGCTGATCCTGCACATAGCACCTTGGCACCTTTGCCCCTGCATTGCCCTCCTGCCTGGAAGGCCTGTGAACCCAGTGTCCCAAGCCCCTTGTGGGATGTCACCACCTCTCTGCACCCATGCCCACACTTGGGACAGAATTGTAGCCCATGCCTCTCAACAGACTGAAGGCTCCCAGGGCGGGATAACACCTCACTCCTGTCCACCTCCCAAGAACTTCCTGGGTGCTTCATAAACATGTAGGGGATGAAAACTTGTGCTAAGGGGCCTGAGAGCTCTGGGAAGCAGGGCCCTGTGGGAGAGCAGGAGGCCCACAAGGGTGTGAGGGGGTGGGCAATACCTGCTATGGCTGGATAGAAGTCCTTGAAGTCCACCTGCTCGTGGGCCCCCTCGCAGCCGGCCAGACATCGGGCAAAGATGGCCAGGTACTCGGCCAGGGCCCGCTCCATGTCCTCGGTGCTGCCGCGGAAGTCTCCGCTGTTGTAAAGCTTCACAGCCCTGAGGAACACGGCCTGGAGGGGAGCGTGGGAAGGGTCAGGGAGCCCCGCCACCCCCTCCTCTCCGCTCCCAGCCCCGTTGggggccagccctgcccctgcctccacctCGTAGGGTTGCGCCTCCAGGTCCGTGAGGGGCTCCTCGGCCGCGTCGAGCAGCCCCCGGTAGTAGCTGAGATACTTGGCGGTTAGCTCGTGCTTCGGGTTCCTCTGCAGGAAGGTGTAGGCCGCGGCTGCCGCCTTCTCCAGCCGGTTAGCCTGTGGGGCGGGGACAGAGCGGGTCGGGAGCGCCGGCTTGGCGGTCCTGGGCAGTGCGCGCGACTCCGCTCCCGACCGCACGGAGCCCGACGGCCGCTCGGAGCCACACGCTCCAGCGGGGCCCCGGGGGCgaggctgggcaggggctgggggggctgggggggcaccCGGGCTGCGAGGGAGAGCGGGGAGGGACGCGGGAGGACTCCGGGGTCGCGGAAGGcgaggcggggctgggggccccgggggggtGTCGAGGGGCACCCGGACTGCgggggagggtgaggagggatgggggaggcggggcgggaggACTCGGGGGTCGGGGAAGAggcggcggggctgggggtggcggggggactccagggccgggggaggggccccgggcgGGGTGCCGGGGCGGGGCCCACCTTGAACAGCGCGTAGTGCAGGTACTGGTAGGGCAGGCGGCTCTGGAAGTCGCGCAGCAGCTGCCGCGGCGGGTAGGGCACCTGGAAGGCGGGCAGCGTCCGCTTGCAGCGGCGCAGGCAGGCGGCGCGCTCCAGGACGTGTCCGAAGAGCTGCAGCTCGCGGGCCCACTCCTCGCCGCGGCCGCCGTCGGGGCCGGGCGCGGGCCCCGAGGGCGAGgccgcgggcggcgcggggccgcTGCAGTTGGCGTGGCAGAAGGCCTCGCTGTCCCGCAGCAGCCGGTGCAGCCGCAGCGCCGCCTCGAGGTAGCGCGCGCTCTCCCGCCAGCTCTCGCCCTCGTACTGCTCGAGCGCGTGTCCGTAGGCCGCGGCCAGAGGCATCAGGTCCTCGGGCGGGAAGCCCCGGAAGCTGTACTTTTCGTACTGCGCCGCGGCGCTGcccagcagcagccacagcagccCCCACGCCGCCCGCCCCATGGCCGCGCCGCGCCGGCCGGCTCTCCCGGGGCGGAGCAGGCGGCAGGgcccggcggggcggcgggcgggccgggcgggAGCGGGGCCGGGCGGCGCGCCCGCTGGGTCTTAGTGCCgggcagcagggcaggagggCGGGGTCGCGGGCTGGGTCAGCTCCCCCGAGGGGCAGAGGCCCCGGGGTGTCCCGAGTCTCCTACGGTGGCCCACCTCCTGCCCTTGGGGGTCTGCCCCCTGACCTTCTGGAAGCGGATGGAAGGACGCTTCCCGCAGGGCTGGGAGCCCGCAAAGCCCCTCCTCACGCGAAGACAACCCCCACCTTAAGGTCCAGAAATTGACGGAGCGCCGCCTCCTCCACTCTGCCCAAACCCTGGCACCTGGTCTTCTTTCCATTACAGGGtcccttctgctccttctccGCCCCTAGCCCTGAAGGAGTCACCGCTAGTGTCCTCTCCCCGCCGCCCGCACCCCCAGTTCGCGACTGGGGGGCGCGCGGCGCTCCCGCAGCTGCCCACGCGCCTCCAGCCCCGCGCGGCACGGTCGGGCCGGCCAGCCTCCGCGAGGCACGGCGGCTTGTCCCCGGAGAGGCCCTCCCTGGGACCCCGggggagtgggggcggggagaTGCCAAGATAGCCCCAGATTCTGGAGCCCCTCCATCCATCTGGAGGAGCCTAATTTGGAGGTGGTGGCGAGAGAAGCCGGGGATGTTTCAGCTCGGCTTTAGGACCCGGGGACTCCGGAAAAAAAGATGccgaacttttttcttttctttctttcttgcttgctttcttttctttctttctttttttttttttgaaatgggaGTCAGCTCCTACTTCTCGGCTTTCCCGAACCTCCCTCCCTGGCCGGGCCCCTGGACGCAGAGCCCCGGGAGGGAGGGGGAATCTGGAGTTCTTTCTCGCGCATTCCTGTAACTCCAACACTCAGCCTCGCCCCCTCCTCCGATTCCACCCCCCGTCTCCCGCCCCCCGTCCCGCCAGCTCAGTCTCCCCAGCCCCCATTCCACGTGGACCagccagggcgggggtggggacgAGGACAGGAAGGGGGGGAGCCTGCTCCCGGAGGAGCGGGGGAAGGAGGCTGGCGGCGGCGACTCCCTCGCTCGCCCTCACTGCTGGCCGTCCGCGCTCCAGGCACCATGTTCCGCGCGGGGTTCCCCAGCCACACCTTCCTCCGGCTCCCCCTGCTgcagttgctgctgctgctggtacaggccgtggggagggggctgggccgTGCTAGCCCGACCGGGGGCCCCCTGGAAGATGTAGTCATCGAGAGGTACCACATCCCCAGGACCTGTCCCCGGGAAGTGCAGATGGGGGATTTTGTGCGCTACCACTACAACGGCACTTTCGAGGATGGCAAGAAGTTTGACTCGAGGTAACGGGTTGGGTGCCCCCAGACTGGCCACTCCCCTTGGGGCCAGGCTCTTGTAATCCTGGAGATCCCGTAGTCCCTTTAGGCTGGGTCTGCATCCCCTACTCACTCCGTGGTCTTCCAACCCCTAATGCAGCACCCTGGGAATGGGGACTTCCAGATATCCATCTTCCCCAGGACATCCTTACCCTCAATTTCAAACCCTCACCTCTCAAAGGACCCCAGTTTCTTTTACAGCAAGCTCCCCGTTTTCCCCAAAGTGTTTGATGATGGAGGTGAACTGCTGTATTTACTTACCAGTGCTTTATTTAAAGACCTGGCAGGGAGGTTCTGGTCCCTAGtgctggagggaagggcagggtcCCTGCTACATGTGAATCCTCCGGTGGTCTCAATCTGGGACCCCCTGAATCCCTTCTGGTTCCAGCCCCAGGTTTCCAGCCTTTGTAACCAGAGAAGAGGCACTAGAACCTTTTTGGAGGCCACGGGGGTTTTGAGCAGCTAGGGTGGTAAAGCAGGGTGACCCAGGAGTGGAGGGCATAGCTCTGTGTAGGGACCCTATGTGTCTACGTGTCACAGGGCGGGGCATTGACCCCCAGGCTCCTCAGGGGGTTCTCAGCTCCCTCTCTGGGTttccctgcacccccccacctccctccatcttAGCTCTACCAGCCCAGGACTGCCTCCCATCTTGTCCGCCTTGGGGTTTGAGAGATGGGCTTCTGGTCTCATCAGACCTTTGATCTGCTTTGGCAAGTTACTTTTGTGGGtagaggcagggcagggctgcaCGCCAGCCTAGGTTAAACCTCAGAGCCGAGTCATACACCATATCCCAAGAGCTCAGTCCCTCTTAGACCCTTTCCCAAAACACACAACTCAGCCTATGGGAAATCGTTGGCCATGGCTTTGAAAGGCAGGCAGTGTACTGAATGAAGGACATGAGCTCCAGAGTGCAGGACCCCGAGTTCAAATCCAGCCTGTGACCATGAACAAAAAATTTTAGTACTTGCAGCTTCATGTTCCTTATCTGAAAAACAGAGGTTAAAAATAATCTGGAAAATTCAATTCCCTCTTCCTAAGGCTGATAACAGGGCTCAAGTATGATGATGAATGAAAGTGAATTTCATGCAGCGCCTGCCAATCCGAAAGCAAGTTCAGGGCACATGGGCCTTGACTCTGGGGAGGATTGAGTGCTCTGATAGTGTGTAACTGGTAGAATTTCTGTGCGGGCTTGGGCCCTCACCACAGCACTGTGGAGGAAGCCTCTCAGTGGGCAGAATGAGGGATGGCTGGTGGCCAGGAATACAGCCCAAGTCAGGGAGGGGTTGGGAGCCGGGGATGGCTTCCTTGGTGGGACTCTGGGAGCCTGGCTGGCCCCAGTTCATGCAGTGCTAAGCTTGGAAAAACGTCCTTAACCCATGGTTCTTAACTCTTTTGgtcaaaagaaaaatctcttggaGTCCCCCAgggttggctcagttggaagagcatgcaactcttgatcttggggtcaggagTTCAAGTTCTTCATTGGAGGTAGAGCTTACTAAAAAattgaataaactttaaaaaaagtgatttaaaaatttgttttaaataaaagtctcccggggcgcctgggtggctcagtcatttaagtgtctgccttcagcttaggtcatgatcccggagtcctgggatccactaccacattgggctccctgctcagggggagtcttctccctctgcctctgtctctcctccctgctctttctctctctctctgtctctctttcacgctcaaatacataaaatcttttttaaagaagaaaagagggacgcttgggtggcacagtggttgagcagctgcttttggctcagcatcaggtcttaatcccagggtcctgggatccagtcccagattgggctccctgcgggaagcctgcttttccttctgcctatgtctctgcctttctctctgtgtctctcatgggtaaataaataaaatctttatttttttattttttttatgaagacttttttttttaatttttatttatttatgatagtcaaacagagagagagagaggcagagacataggcagagggagaagcaggctccaggcaccgggagcccgacgtgggattcgatcctgggtctccaggatcgcgccctgggccaaaggcaggcgccaaaccactgcgccacccagggatccctaaataaaatctttaaaaaaaaaaaaaggaatttccttctaaaaaataaaaacctctcagCTTCCCTTAGCatctgaaaacttaaaataaaactaactaaaagcaaataaaagtcaAGAGGtaaaaatttccaattataaaatgaacaaatcatgGGGATGTAGTGTACACGGGGAGCATAGACAACAATATCATATtaactttgtgtggtgacagGTGCTAACTAGATTTATTAGTCCGATTTTCCCCTAATGTCTgtaaatgtcaaatcactatgttgtacacccaaaactagtATTAtcttgtatgtcaattatacttccacaaataataaataaataaaagtaagataaaacaaaaaccaatacaGGCCATggcaattttaaaatgtgtctttcCAGAATTGGAAACTAATCTCTATCCTCAGCTagctctgcttccccctcctctccttggAAAAGTGATGGTGTGGTGGCACAAACATGGAGTTGAATAGGGCACGGATttgctgcgtgaccttgggcaagtcagtgTCTTGTCTCAATTTTTgtcatgagaaaaatgaaaatgctaatgcCCACTTCAAAGGGGAAAGAATTAAATAAggtattgaggggcacctgggtggctcagtcagttaagcatctgccttctgctcaggtcatgatcccggggtcctgggatcaatcaagccccatattgggctttagtggagcctgctcctgcttctcactcttcctctgccccccactcatgcttgctctgtctctccagtgctctctttctcaagtaaataaataaaataaataaggtggTGAAAGGGAAAGGTCAAGGATTTCATCTGGCACATGGccaatgctcagtaaatgctccTTTTCCCCTTTGTGCCATACTTAGCACCCCTCTGCTATCAGCAGATAGTGGTAGCACACAGGCCTATGCAGACCTCCTATGTCCCAGGCAAATAAAAGCCCCTGACCTCCTCAGGGACGTCTCTCCTGTAGCAGCCCATCCT
This genomic window contains:
- the P3H4 gene encoding endoplasmic reticulum protein SC65 isoform X1, yielding MGRAAWGLLWLLLGSAAAQYEKYSFRGFPPEDLMPLAAAYGHALEQYEGESWRESARYLEAALRLHRLLRDSEAFCHANCSGPAPPAASPSGPAPGPDGGRGEEWARELQLFGHVLERAACLRRCKRTLPAFQVPYPPRQLLRDFQSRLPYQYLHYALFKANRLEKAAAAAYTFLQRNPKHELTAKYLSYYRGLLDAAEEPLTDLEAQPYEAVFLRAVKLYNSGDFRGSTEDMERALAEYLAIFARCLAGCEGAHEQVDFKDFYPAIADLFAESLQCKVDCEVNLTPNVGGFFVEKFVATMYHYLQFAYYKLNDVRQAARSAASYMLFDPEDSVMQQNLVYYRFHRARWGLEEEDFQPREEAMLYHNQTAELRELLEFAHMYLQSDDEMELEETVSPGEPKDPPSDAEFEGEGDYEEGIYADWWQEPDAKGDEAEAELEPDLA
- the P3H4 gene encoding endoplasmic reticulum protein SC65 isoform X2 → MGRAAWGLLWLLLGSAAAQYEKYSFRGFPPEDLMPLAAAYGHALEQYEGESWRESARYLEAALRLHRLLRDSEAFCHANCSGPAPPAASPSGPAPGPDGGRGEEWARELQLFGHVLERAACLRRCKRTLPAFQVPYPPRQLLRDFQSRLPYQYLHYALFKANRLEKAAAAAYTFLQRNPKHELTAKYLSYYRGLLDAAEEPLTDLEAQPYEAVFLRAVKLYNSGDFRGSTEDMERALAEYLAIFARCLAGCEGAHEQVDFKDFYPAIAVNDVRQAARSAASYMLFDPEDSVMQQNLVYYRFHRARWGLEEEDFQPREEAMLYHNQTAELRELLEFAHMYLQSDDEMELEETVSPGEPKDPPSDAEFEGEGDYEEGIYADWWQEPDAKGDEAEAELEPDLA